The Euphorbia lathyris chromosome 3, ddEupLath1.1, whole genome shotgun sequence genome contains a region encoding:
- the LOC136224837 gene encoding pentatricopeptide repeat-containing protein At2g17210 codes for MAMRCPPVILNSKLSNWVLRIKESSSSGKWNQVISHYHEMKIAGVQPFLDISLFPLILKAYSRLPHNNGKSLHATLIKQGNESYTYIGNSIMSFYFKSGELDSATSVFYSMRCRDSVSWNILIHGYLDHGFLIDALRLFTSATIAGFEPNISTLVLVIQACRSLRIKHEALQLHCYMIRSGLLGSCSIKNSLICMYADEDMKYARKLFDEMPEKDVISWSVMIGGYVQNLEPQFGLQMFQEMISIQKNNPDEVIIVCVLKACANSVSISMGRTVHGLTIFRGLDFDLFVKNSLIDMYSNCHDIGSAFSVFNEISLWNNVSWNSMLSGLLLNGNYSEALFLIHSMQNEGIEADEVTLVNILQICKYFANPYQLKAVHCVILGRGCESNELAASSLIDAYAKCNLVEYAWNVFIRTRGRDVVLWSTMIAAFARCGKPDEAIAVFQEMDKAVEVPNAVATIHLLEACSASGELNKAKWAHGVAIRRNLAAEVAVGTAIVDMYSKCGEIEASRKAFTQIPNKNIVTWSAMISAYGMNGLAREALAMLDEMKIRGIRPNSLTILSALSACSHGGLIEEGISVFKSMVEEHGIEPGMEHYSCVVDMLSRAGKLDSAMELIEIMPKSLKNDASVWGAILSACRNYGNCKLGEKAASRVLELEPLNSAGYLLASGMYGADGSWVDAARMRLLGKERGMRVVAGNSLMPVDSKAYRISCCSHPPLSDLQYSS; via the coding sequence ATGGCTATGCGTTGTCCGCCGGTTATATTGAATTCAAAGCTTAGTAATTGGGTATTGAGGATCAAGGAATCATCTTCCAGTGGAAAATGGAATCAAGTGATTTCACATTATCATGAAATGAAAATTGCAGGAGTCCAGCCATTTCTAGACATCTCTCTCTTTCCTCTCATTCTCAAAGCATATTCTCGTCTTCCCCATAATAATGGCAAGTCTCTTCATGCTACCTTGATCAAGCAAGGAAATGAATCATATACTTATATTGGGAATTCCATCATGAGCTTTTACTTCAAGTCTGGGGAGTTAGATTCTGCTACGAGCGTTTTTTATTCAATGAGATGCAGAGATTCTGTTTCTTGGAATATTTTGATCCATGGGTACCTCGATCACGGTTTCTTGATTGATGCGTTGCGGCTGTTCACAAGTGCCACGATTGCTGGGTTTGAACCCAACATTTCCACATTGGTGCTAGTAATTCAAGCATGTCGCAGCCTTAGAATAAAGCATGAAGCTTTACAGTTACATTGTTACATGATTCGTAGTGGGCTTTTGGGTAGTTGTTCAATTAAAAATTCATTGATTTGTATGTATGCAGATGAGGATATGAAATATGCAAGGAaactgtttgatgaaatgcctgaGAAAGATGTCATCTCTTGGAGTGTGATGATTGGTGGTTATGTGCAAAACCTGGAACCCCAGTTTGGACTGCAGATGTTTCAAGAGATGATATCGATCCAAAAGAATAATCCAGATGAAGTTATCATTGTCTGTGTTCTTAAAGCTTGTGCAAATTCGGTAAGTATTAGTATGGGAAGAACAGTTCATGGGTTAACCATTTTCAGAGGTTTAGACTTTGATTTGTTTGTCAAAAACTCTTTGATTGATATGTATTCAAATTGCCACGACATCGGCTCTGCATTTAGTGTTTTCAATGAGATATCTTTGTGGAACAATGTCTCATGGAATTCTATGTTATCTGGATTACTCCTAAATGGAAATTATTCAGAAGCGTTATTTCTGATACATTCAATGCAAAACGAGGGAATTGAAGCAGATGAAGTTACTTTGGTGAATATACTTCAGATCTGCAAGTACTTTGCTAACCCATATCAGTTGAAAGCAGTTCACTGTGTCATACTTGGCCGAGGATGTGAATCAAATGAATTAGCAGCAAGTTCTCTAATTGATGCTTATGCAAAATGTAATCTCGTTGAATATGCGTGGAATGTATTTATTCGGACTAGGGGGAGAGATGTGGTTCTATGGAGTACAATGATTGCTGCGTTTGCACGTTGTGGGAAGCCCGATGAAGCCATAGCTGTCTTCCAAGAGATGGACAAGGCAGTAGAGGTTCCAAATGCAGTCGCCACTATACATCTTTTGGAGGCCTGTTCAGCTTCAGGCGAATTGAACAAGGCAAAATGGGCACATGGAGTTGCAATTAGAAGAAATTTGGCTGCAGAAGTAGCTGTTGGAACTGCAATTGTTGATATGTATTCTAAATGTGGAGAAATAGAAGCCTCAAGGAAGGCTTTCACCCAAATTCCCAATAAAAACATTGTAACATGGAGTGCCATGATATCTGCATATGGTATGAATGGTCTTGCCCGTGAAGCCTTAGCTATGCTAGACGAAATGAAAATTCGTGGGATCAGACCGAATTCTCTGACAATTCTATCAGCACTTTCTGCTTGTAGTCATGGCGGATTAATAGAAGAGGGGATCTCTGTTTTCAAATCAATGGTTGAAGAACATGGTATTGAACCCGGAATGGAACACTACTCGTGCGTAGTTGACATGTTAAGTCGTGCAGGAAAGCTTGATAGTGCAATGGAGTTGATAGAGATAATGCCTAAAAGCCTGAAGAATGATGCAAGTGTTTGGGGGGCGATATTGAGCGCTTGTAGGAACTATGGGAACTGTAAGCTCGGTGAAAAAGCTGCTTCTCGCGTTCTTGAGCTTGAACCATTGAACTCGGCTGGGTATCTATTGGCATCAGGCATGTATGGTGCAGATGGTTCCTGGGTGGATGCAGCCAGAATGAGATTGTTAGGTAAGGAGAGAGGAATGAGGGTTGTAGCTGGTAATAGCTTAATGCCTGTTGATAGTAAGGCCTATAGAATTAGTTGTTGCTCTCATCCACCACTTTCTGATTTGCAATATTCTTCATGA
- the LOC136224836 gene encoding probable galacturonosyltransferase 3 isoform X4 — MMERIRILLLPPNLGIVYMESDTSGGVRIKRVKMKDLSTSWVLENPVDRSHVHLQKDSQTLKDSSQSGTILQDNVEHSEVLHALNLAKSPVKLQRLVMRLRRRDLRTALLIQQDKEADDQIRLAAIRRSGGLDTTLKGKYSIWRRDFENPNSESVLNLMRDQIIMAKAYANIAKSDNETTLYNTLIKHYRESQRSVGEATSDAELPPSALAQANAMGHVLALAKDRLYECSIVSRKLRAMLQSSEENVNSLRKKSGFLIQLAAKTVPKPLHCLPLKLAADYFLNGYQNKGFSDKEKLEDPSLYHYAIFSDNVLATSVVVNSTVLHSINPEKHVFHIVTDKLNFAAMKMWFIVNPPPKATVEVQSIDDFKWLNASYCSVLRQLESARVKEYYFKANNPSSFTAGADNLKYRNPKYLSMLNHLRFYLPEVYPKLYKILFLDDDIVVQKDLTPLWSVDLHGMVNGAVETCKESFHRFDKYLNFSNPKIYKNFDANACGWAFGMNMFDLNEWRKQNITGIYHHWQDLNEDRTLWKLGTLPPGLITFYNLTYPLNRSWHALGLGYDPALNQTEIENAAVVHYNGNYKPWLDLAIAKYKSYWSRYVQYDNPYLQLCNIND, encoded by the exons ATGATGGAAAG GATCAGAATATTACTTCTGCCGCCAAACTTGGGAATCGTCTACATGGAAAG TGACACTTCTGGTGGTGTTCGAATTAAGAGGGTGAAAATGAAGGACCTGTCTACTTCTTGGGTCCTGGAAAATCCCGTAGATAGAAGCCATGTTCACCTGCAAAAGGATTCCCAG ACATTGAAAGACTCGTCGCAATCTGGTACAATACTTCAAGATAATGTTGAGCATTCTGAGGTTCTTCATGCTCTCAACttagcgaaaagtccagtgaaGCTACAACGCCTG GTAATGCGGCTAAGAAGGAGGGATCTCCGAACTGCATTACTAATCCAACAAGATAAAGAAGCTGATGACCAGATTAGACTAGCTGCAATAAGAAGATCTGGAGGCCTGGACACCACACTCAAGGGTAAGTATAGTATATGGAgaagagattttgagaatccaAATTCAGAATCTGTGTTGAATCTCATGCGGGATCAGATTATAATGGCGAAAGCATATGCAAATATAGCCAAATCTGATAATGAGACTACTCTTTACAATACACTTATTAAACACTACAGAGAAAGTCAACGATCTGTTGGAGAAGCTACATCAGATGCTGAGCTCCCGCCAAG TGCACTTGCTCAAGCAAATGCAATGGGTCATGTGCTTGCACTGGCAAAGGATCGGTTATATGAATGCTCAATTGTATCAAGGAAGTTACGAGCCATGCTTCAGTCAAGTGAAGAGAATGTGAATTctttaaggaagaagagtgGATTCTTGATTCAGTTAGCTGCAAAAACAGTTCCAAAACCATTGCATTGCCTTCCTTTGAAGCTTGCAGCCGACTATTTCTTAAACGGCTATCAAAATAAAGGTTTTTCTGATAAAGAAAAGCTTGAAGATCCTTCTCTTTACCATTATGCCATATTTTCTGATAATGTACTAGCAACATCTGTGGTTGTCAATTCCACAGTGCTCCATTCAATTAATCCTGAGAAACATGTTTTCCACATAGTCACAGATAAATTGAACTTTGCTGCAATGAAAATGTGGTTTATTGTCAATCCCCCTCCAAAAGCAACAGTTGAAGTTCAGAGTATTGATGATTTTAAGTGGCTGAATGCCTCTTATTGTTCTGTTCTACGTCAGCTTGAATCTGCCAGGGTTAAAGAATACTACTTCAAAGCTAATAATCCATCTTCTTTCACTGCTGGAGCTGATAATCTCAAGTACAGAAATCCAAAATATTTGTCTATGCTGAATCATCTTAGATTTTACCTTCCTGAAGTTTACCCAAAACTATACAAGATACTTTTTTTGGATGATGATATTGTGGTTCAGAAGGATTTGACACCACTTTGGTCTGTAGATCTGCATGGGATGGTTAATGGGGCAGTTGAAACATGCAAGGAGAGCTTTCATAGGTTTGATAAGTATCTCAATTTCTCCAATCCAAAAATCTACAAGAATTTTGATGCAAATGCTTGTGGTTGGGCTTTTGGGATGAACATGTTTGACTTAAATGAGTGGAGAAAGCAAAATATCACTGGAATATATCATCATTGGCAAGATCTG AATGAGGATAGAACTCTTTGGAAATTGGGCACACTGCCACCTGGATTGATCACCTTCTATAATCTAACCTATCCGTTAAATCGAAGTTGGCATGCTTTGGGACTCGGTTATGACCCAGCTCTTAACCAAACTGAGATAGAAAATGCAGCTGTAGTTCATTACAATGGAAATTACAAGCCATGGTTGGATTTGGCCATTGCTAAATACAAGTCTTATTGGTCTAGATATGTACAATATGATAACCCTTATCTCCAACTTTGTAACATCAACGATTAA
- the LOC136224836 gene encoding probable galacturonosyltransferase 3 isoform X1 — protein sequence MSCYVMKYLKSKNDSSSLSFSSPEFDFLLPFVCSFSSPARRRRPPGLDQPPHPLLPQPQFFVGIDLHPGISILFKGLLHCLITSWHIKVSMASTTSPLLTFGFCLQFSLVLFHLIVHGAESYVSPPIRRDLRSSQLLYDCEECDDGKDQNITSAAKLGNRLHGKDIDIIATYSDTSGGVRIKRVKMKDLSTSWVLENPVDRSHVHLQKDSQTLKDSSQSGTILQDNVEHSEVLHALNLAKSPVKLQRLVMRLRRRDLRTALLIQQDKEADDQIRLAAIRRSGGLDTTLKGKYSIWRRDFENPNSESVLNLMRDQIIMAKAYANIAKSDNETTLYNTLIKHYRESQRSVGEATSDAELPPSALAQANAMGHVLALAKDRLYECSIVSRKLRAMLQSSEENVNSLRKKSGFLIQLAAKTVPKPLHCLPLKLAADYFLNGYQNKGFSDKEKLEDPSLYHYAIFSDNVLATSVVVNSTVLHSINPEKHVFHIVTDKLNFAAMKMWFIVNPPPKATVEVQSIDDFKWLNASYCSVLRQLESARVKEYYFKANNPSSFTAGADNLKYRNPKYLSMLNHLRFYLPEVYPKLYKILFLDDDIVVQKDLTPLWSVDLHGMVNGAVETCKESFHRFDKYLNFSNPKIYKNFDANACGWAFGMNMFDLNEWRKQNITGIYHHWQDLNEDRTLWKLGTLPPGLITFYNLTYPLNRSWHALGLGYDPALNQTEIENAAVVHYNGNYKPWLDLAIAKYKSYWSRYVQYDNPYLQLCNIND from the exons ATGTCGTGTTATGTAATGAAATACTTAAAAAGCAAAAATGACAGTTCCTCTTTATCCTTTTCTTCTCCCGAATTCGATTTTCTTCTCCCCTTCGTATGTTCGTTTTCTTCTCCAGCCCGACGACGGCGACCACCAGGACTCGACCAGCCTCCACATCCGCTTCTCCCACAACCTCAATTCTTCGTCGGAATTGATCTCCATCCAG GAATATCTATCTTGTTTAAAGGTCTACTTCACTGCCTCATAACTTCATGGCATATTAAAGTTTCAATGGCTTCCACGACTTCACCATTGTTGACCTTTGGTTTTTGCTTACAATTCTCATTG GTTTTATTTCATCTTATTGTTCACGGAGCAGAATCATATGTCAGTCCTCCTAT TCGAAGAGATCTGAGATCATCTCAGCTTCTATACGATTGTGAAGAATGTGATGATGGAAAG GATCAGAATATTACTTCTGCCGCCAAACTTGGGAATCGTCTACATGGAAAG GATATTGACATAATTGCAACATACAGTGACACTTCTGGTGGTGTTCGAATTAAGAGGGTGAAAATGAAGGACCTGTCTACTTCTTGGGTCCTGGAAAATCCCGTAGATAGAAGCCATGTTCACCTGCAAAAGGATTCCCAG ACATTGAAAGACTCGTCGCAATCTGGTACAATACTTCAAGATAATGTTGAGCATTCTGAGGTTCTTCATGCTCTCAACttagcgaaaagtccagtgaaGCTACAACGCCTG GTAATGCGGCTAAGAAGGAGGGATCTCCGAACTGCATTACTAATCCAACAAGATAAAGAAGCTGATGACCAGATTAGACTAGCTGCAATAAGAAGATCTGGAGGCCTGGACACCACACTCAAGGGTAAGTATAGTATATGGAgaagagattttgagaatccaAATTCAGAATCTGTGTTGAATCTCATGCGGGATCAGATTATAATGGCGAAAGCATATGCAAATATAGCCAAATCTGATAATGAGACTACTCTTTACAATACACTTATTAAACACTACAGAGAAAGTCAACGATCTGTTGGAGAAGCTACATCAGATGCTGAGCTCCCGCCAAG TGCACTTGCTCAAGCAAATGCAATGGGTCATGTGCTTGCACTGGCAAAGGATCGGTTATATGAATGCTCAATTGTATCAAGGAAGTTACGAGCCATGCTTCAGTCAAGTGAAGAGAATGTGAATTctttaaggaagaagagtgGATTCTTGATTCAGTTAGCTGCAAAAACAGTTCCAAAACCATTGCATTGCCTTCCTTTGAAGCTTGCAGCCGACTATTTCTTAAACGGCTATCAAAATAAAGGTTTTTCTGATAAAGAAAAGCTTGAAGATCCTTCTCTTTACCATTATGCCATATTTTCTGATAATGTACTAGCAACATCTGTGGTTGTCAATTCCACAGTGCTCCATTCAATTAATCCTGAGAAACATGTTTTCCACATAGTCACAGATAAATTGAACTTTGCTGCAATGAAAATGTGGTTTATTGTCAATCCCCCTCCAAAAGCAACAGTTGAAGTTCAGAGTATTGATGATTTTAAGTGGCTGAATGCCTCTTATTGTTCTGTTCTACGTCAGCTTGAATCTGCCAGGGTTAAAGAATACTACTTCAAAGCTAATAATCCATCTTCTTTCACTGCTGGAGCTGATAATCTCAAGTACAGAAATCCAAAATATTTGTCTATGCTGAATCATCTTAGATTTTACCTTCCTGAAGTTTACCCAAAACTATACAAGATACTTTTTTTGGATGATGATATTGTGGTTCAGAAGGATTTGACACCACTTTGGTCTGTAGATCTGCATGGGATGGTTAATGGGGCAGTTGAAACATGCAAGGAGAGCTTTCATAGGTTTGATAAGTATCTCAATTTCTCCAATCCAAAAATCTACAAGAATTTTGATGCAAATGCTTGTGGTTGGGCTTTTGGGATGAACATGTTTGACTTAAATGAGTGGAGAAAGCAAAATATCACTGGAATATATCATCATTGGCAAGATCTG AATGAGGATAGAACTCTTTGGAAATTGGGCACACTGCCACCTGGATTGATCACCTTCTATAATCTAACCTATCCGTTAAATCGAAGTTGGCATGCTTTGGGACTCGGTTATGACCCAGCTCTTAACCAAACTGAGATAGAAAATGCAGCTGTAGTTCATTACAATGGAAATTACAAGCCATGGTTGGATTTGGCCATTGCTAAATACAAGTCTTATTGGTCTAGATATGTACAATATGATAACCCTTATCTCCAACTTTGTAACATCAACGATTAA
- the LOC136224836 gene encoding probable galacturonosyltransferase 3 isoform X2, whose product MSCYVMKYLKSKNDSSSLSFSSPEFDFLLPFVCSFSSPARRRRPPGLDQPPHPLLPQPQFFVGIDLHPGISILFKGLLHCLITSWHIKVSMASTTSPLLTFGFCLQFSLVLFHLIVHGAESYVSPPMIRILLLPPNLGIVYMESDTSGGVRIKRVKMKDLSTSWVLENPVDRSHVHLQKDSQTLKDSSQSGTILQDNVEHSEVLHALNLAKSPVKLQRLVMRLRRRDLRTALLIQQDKEADDQIRLAAIRRSGGLDTTLKGKYSIWRRDFENPNSESVLNLMRDQIIMAKAYANIAKSDNETTLYNTLIKHYRESQRSVGEATSDAELPPSALAQANAMGHVLALAKDRLYECSIVSRKLRAMLQSSEENVNSLRKKSGFLIQLAAKTVPKPLHCLPLKLAADYFLNGYQNKGFSDKEKLEDPSLYHYAIFSDNVLATSVVVNSTVLHSINPEKHVFHIVTDKLNFAAMKMWFIVNPPPKATVEVQSIDDFKWLNASYCSVLRQLESARVKEYYFKANNPSSFTAGADNLKYRNPKYLSMLNHLRFYLPEVYPKLYKILFLDDDIVVQKDLTPLWSVDLHGMVNGAVETCKESFHRFDKYLNFSNPKIYKNFDANACGWAFGMNMFDLNEWRKQNITGIYHHWQDLNEDRTLWKLGTLPPGLITFYNLTYPLNRSWHALGLGYDPALNQTEIENAAVVHYNGNYKPWLDLAIAKYKSYWSRYVQYDNPYLQLCNIND is encoded by the exons ATGTCGTGTTATGTAATGAAATACTTAAAAAGCAAAAATGACAGTTCCTCTTTATCCTTTTCTTCTCCCGAATTCGATTTTCTTCTCCCCTTCGTATGTTCGTTTTCTTCTCCAGCCCGACGACGGCGACCACCAGGACTCGACCAGCCTCCACATCCGCTTCTCCCACAACCTCAATTCTTCGTCGGAATTGATCTCCATCCAG GAATATCTATCTTGTTTAAAGGTCTACTTCACTGCCTCATAACTTCATGGCATATTAAAGTTTCAATGGCTTCCACGACTTCACCATTGTTGACCTTTGGTTTTTGCTTACAATTCTCATTG GTTTTATTTCATCTTATTGTTCACGGAGCAGAATCATATGTCAGTCCTCCTAT GATCAGAATATTACTTCTGCCGCCAAACTTGGGAATCGTCTACATGGAAAG TGACACTTCTGGTGGTGTTCGAATTAAGAGGGTGAAAATGAAGGACCTGTCTACTTCTTGGGTCCTGGAAAATCCCGTAGATAGAAGCCATGTTCACCTGCAAAAGGATTCCCAG ACATTGAAAGACTCGTCGCAATCTGGTACAATACTTCAAGATAATGTTGAGCATTCTGAGGTTCTTCATGCTCTCAACttagcgaaaagtccagtgaaGCTACAACGCCTG GTAATGCGGCTAAGAAGGAGGGATCTCCGAACTGCATTACTAATCCAACAAGATAAAGAAGCTGATGACCAGATTAGACTAGCTGCAATAAGAAGATCTGGAGGCCTGGACACCACACTCAAGGGTAAGTATAGTATATGGAgaagagattttgagaatccaAATTCAGAATCTGTGTTGAATCTCATGCGGGATCAGATTATAATGGCGAAAGCATATGCAAATATAGCCAAATCTGATAATGAGACTACTCTTTACAATACACTTATTAAACACTACAGAGAAAGTCAACGATCTGTTGGAGAAGCTACATCAGATGCTGAGCTCCCGCCAAG TGCACTTGCTCAAGCAAATGCAATGGGTCATGTGCTTGCACTGGCAAAGGATCGGTTATATGAATGCTCAATTGTATCAAGGAAGTTACGAGCCATGCTTCAGTCAAGTGAAGAGAATGTGAATTctttaaggaagaagagtgGATTCTTGATTCAGTTAGCTGCAAAAACAGTTCCAAAACCATTGCATTGCCTTCCTTTGAAGCTTGCAGCCGACTATTTCTTAAACGGCTATCAAAATAAAGGTTTTTCTGATAAAGAAAAGCTTGAAGATCCTTCTCTTTACCATTATGCCATATTTTCTGATAATGTACTAGCAACATCTGTGGTTGTCAATTCCACAGTGCTCCATTCAATTAATCCTGAGAAACATGTTTTCCACATAGTCACAGATAAATTGAACTTTGCTGCAATGAAAATGTGGTTTATTGTCAATCCCCCTCCAAAAGCAACAGTTGAAGTTCAGAGTATTGATGATTTTAAGTGGCTGAATGCCTCTTATTGTTCTGTTCTACGTCAGCTTGAATCTGCCAGGGTTAAAGAATACTACTTCAAAGCTAATAATCCATCTTCTTTCACTGCTGGAGCTGATAATCTCAAGTACAGAAATCCAAAATATTTGTCTATGCTGAATCATCTTAGATTTTACCTTCCTGAAGTTTACCCAAAACTATACAAGATACTTTTTTTGGATGATGATATTGTGGTTCAGAAGGATTTGACACCACTTTGGTCTGTAGATCTGCATGGGATGGTTAATGGGGCAGTTGAAACATGCAAGGAGAGCTTTCATAGGTTTGATAAGTATCTCAATTTCTCCAATCCAAAAATCTACAAGAATTTTGATGCAAATGCTTGTGGTTGGGCTTTTGGGATGAACATGTTTGACTTAAATGAGTGGAGAAAGCAAAATATCACTGGAATATATCATCATTGGCAAGATCTG AATGAGGATAGAACTCTTTGGAAATTGGGCACACTGCCACCTGGATTGATCACCTTCTATAATCTAACCTATCCGTTAAATCGAAGTTGGCATGCTTTGGGACTCGGTTATGACCCAGCTCTTAACCAAACTGAGATAGAAAATGCAGCTGTAGTTCATTACAATGGAAATTACAAGCCATGGTTGGATTTGGCCATTGCTAAATACAAGTCTTATTGGTCTAGATATGTACAATATGATAACCCTTATCTCCAACTTTGTAACATCAACGATTAA
- the LOC136224836 gene encoding probable galacturonosyltransferase 3 isoform X3, with protein sequence MTVPLYPFLLPNSIFFSPSYVRFLLQPDDGDHQDSTSLHIRFSHNLNSSSELISIQDQNITSAAKLGNRLHGKDIDIIATYSDTSGGVRIKRVKMKDLSTSWVLENPVDRSHVHLQKDSQTLKDSSQSGTILQDNVEHSEVLHALNLAKSPVKLQRLVMRLRRRDLRTALLIQQDKEADDQIRLAAIRRSGGLDTTLKGKYSIWRRDFENPNSESVLNLMRDQIIMAKAYANIAKSDNETTLYNTLIKHYRESQRSVGEATSDAELPPSALAQANAMGHVLALAKDRLYECSIVSRKLRAMLQSSEENVNSLRKKSGFLIQLAAKTVPKPLHCLPLKLAADYFLNGYQNKGFSDKEKLEDPSLYHYAIFSDNVLATSVVVNSTVLHSINPEKHVFHIVTDKLNFAAMKMWFIVNPPPKATVEVQSIDDFKWLNASYCSVLRQLESARVKEYYFKANNPSSFTAGADNLKYRNPKYLSMLNHLRFYLPEVYPKLYKILFLDDDIVVQKDLTPLWSVDLHGMVNGAVETCKESFHRFDKYLNFSNPKIYKNFDANACGWAFGMNMFDLNEWRKQNITGIYHHWQDLNEDRTLWKLGTLPPGLITFYNLTYPLNRSWHALGLGYDPALNQTEIENAAVVHYNGNYKPWLDLAIAKYKSYWSRYVQYDNPYLQLCNIND encoded by the exons ATGACAGTTCCTCTTTATCCTTTTCTTCTCCCGAATTCGATTTTCTTCTCCCCTTCGTATGTTCGTTTTCTTCTCCAGCCCGACGACGGCGACCACCAGGACTCGACCAGCCTCCACATCCGCTTCTCCCACAACCTCAATTCTTCGTCGGAATTGATCTCCATCCAG GATCAGAATATTACTTCTGCCGCCAAACTTGGGAATCGTCTACATGGAAAG GATATTGACATAATTGCAACATACAGTGACACTTCTGGTGGTGTTCGAATTAAGAGGGTGAAAATGAAGGACCTGTCTACTTCTTGGGTCCTGGAAAATCCCGTAGATAGAAGCCATGTTCACCTGCAAAAGGATTCCCAG ACATTGAAAGACTCGTCGCAATCTGGTACAATACTTCAAGATAATGTTGAGCATTCTGAGGTTCTTCATGCTCTCAACttagcgaaaagtccagtgaaGCTACAACGCCTG GTAATGCGGCTAAGAAGGAGGGATCTCCGAACTGCATTACTAATCCAACAAGATAAAGAAGCTGATGACCAGATTAGACTAGCTGCAATAAGAAGATCTGGAGGCCTGGACACCACACTCAAGGGTAAGTATAGTATATGGAgaagagattttgagaatccaAATTCAGAATCTGTGTTGAATCTCATGCGGGATCAGATTATAATGGCGAAAGCATATGCAAATATAGCCAAATCTGATAATGAGACTACTCTTTACAATACACTTATTAAACACTACAGAGAAAGTCAACGATCTGTTGGAGAAGCTACATCAGATGCTGAGCTCCCGCCAAG TGCACTTGCTCAAGCAAATGCAATGGGTCATGTGCTTGCACTGGCAAAGGATCGGTTATATGAATGCTCAATTGTATCAAGGAAGTTACGAGCCATGCTTCAGTCAAGTGAAGAGAATGTGAATTctttaaggaagaagagtgGATTCTTGATTCAGTTAGCTGCAAAAACAGTTCCAAAACCATTGCATTGCCTTCCTTTGAAGCTTGCAGCCGACTATTTCTTAAACGGCTATCAAAATAAAGGTTTTTCTGATAAAGAAAAGCTTGAAGATCCTTCTCTTTACCATTATGCCATATTTTCTGATAATGTACTAGCAACATCTGTGGTTGTCAATTCCACAGTGCTCCATTCAATTAATCCTGAGAAACATGTTTTCCACATAGTCACAGATAAATTGAACTTTGCTGCAATGAAAATGTGGTTTATTGTCAATCCCCCTCCAAAAGCAACAGTTGAAGTTCAGAGTATTGATGATTTTAAGTGGCTGAATGCCTCTTATTGTTCTGTTCTACGTCAGCTTGAATCTGCCAGGGTTAAAGAATACTACTTCAAAGCTAATAATCCATCTTCTTTCACTGCTGGAGCTGATAATCTCAAGTACAGAAATCCAAAATATTTGTCTATGCTGAATCATCTTAGATTTTACCTTCCTGAAGTTTACCCAAAACTATACAAGATACTTTTTTTGGATGATGATATTGTGGTTCAGAAGGATTTGACACCACTTTGGTCTGTAGATCTGCATGGGATGGTTAATGGGGCAGTTGAAACATGCAAGGAGAGCTTTCATAGGTTTGATAAGTATCTCAATTTCTCCAATCCAAAAATCTACAAGAATTTTGATGCAAATGCTTGTGGTTGGGCTTTTGGGATGAACATGTTTGACTTAAATGAGTGGAGAAAGCAAAATATCACTGGAATATATCATCATTGGCAAGATCTG AATGAGGATAGAACTCTTTGGAAATTGGGCACACTGCCACCTGGATTGATCACCTTCTATAATCTAACCTATCCGTTAAATCGAAGTTGGCATGCTTTGGGACTCGGTTATGACCCAGCTCTTAACCAAACTGAGATAGAAAATGCAGCTGTAGTTCATTACAATGGAAATTACAAGCCATGGTTGGATTTGGCCATTGCTAAATACAAGTCTTATTGGTCTAGATATGTACAATATGATAACCCTTATCTCCAACTTTGTAACATCAACGATTAA